From Amaranthus tricolor cultivar Red isolate AtriRed21 chromosome 4, ASM2621246v1, whole genome shotgun sequence:
TTGAATCAATTGTTCAACTTCTTCCTCAATGTAATTGTCTTGCATTTCGGGATCAACTAATTCCTCCAAtttcttttcgtccaaaactcctTTCACCTAAAACATATTCAACATCGATCACACATTATTTTTCGTTGGAACTTGAATAGGAAGTACTCGATTTCTTTCGGGTTTTTCCTAATCATGCAAAGAGTTCATACAttatacacatacatattacATATACATACCCATTCCAACCATGTTACATCCTGTTCATTATCGGGTGGAAGAAGATGAGACGCCTTTTGACCTGTGATTAGCTCTAGAAGCATCGCTCCATACCCGAAAACATCAGTTTTCTCCGAAGATTTTCCAGTCGAGAAATACTCAGGTGCAATATGGCCAACTGTGCCACATACTTTTGTTATAACATGAGTATGTTTGTAGTCCATAATTTTTGCTAAACCGAAGTCTCCAACAACTGCTTCGTACTCCTCATCTAAGAATATGTTATCGGTCTTCACATCACGATGGATGATTTTCGGGTCACAATGTTCGTGCAAATAAGCAAGTCCTCTAGCAACTCCCAATGCAATCCTCTTCCTCACTTCCCAACTAAGCGGTGGTTGTGATGTTAGGCGTTCTACAAGAGAATCAAACGATAACACTATCTAAGTTTTGGGGACGGAGTAAAGATTTTTCCCGGCATCTCATTGAGTTTGCCACACCGCCCACCAAAAGCTCTCGCGTTTCAAATCGCGGGAAGCTAACTCAAAGGAATGGAGGAGTGTGTCAAACAGAGCCATTACTCGGTATAGATAGTGAATGTATATACCTCTCAAACATGATGTTACACTTCCATTAGGCATCAAAGGATAGACGAGCAATCTCTCCACAGGCGTGGTGCAAAAACCGTACAAGCGAATCAAATTGCGGTGTATAGCAAGGCTAATCATTTCAACCTCGGTTTGAAACTGGATTTCTCCACCTTGTGCAGCTTCTTCTTTAAGTCTTTTGATTGCTACAATGGTACCGTCAGCCAAACGTCCCTTATAAACGTTAGCAAATCCACCTCGACCAATGAAGTTTTTGTTGCTAAAATTATCAGTTGCAATTTGTAATTCTTTGAAAGTGTATCTTTTCAGTTGTCCCTGACAAAGTTCCGGGTGTTCTTCATCTATGATCAATAGCATAACAAACAAGGCTCAGTATTTCAAAcgctatgttactcggactcgtGTAGTCGTGTCATGCCTCAATACTTAGACGTGGACATGACTTTTAAATGTTCAGTTTCGGCACTACGTGTTAGATATTAGTTCATGAGTACGAGTAGCACAGAACAACCATAGTAGTACCAAAATGAATCAAGTCACAACTGTACCGACATGTCGACTTACCAGGAATATCGATGAAATTTTCTTTGCGTTTTCTATTTTGCCTCTGCCTCCAAACAAGGGTACCTACCAGAATGGCGAAGAGAAGAATGACACCGGCAGCAATCCCTCCAACGATAGCTCCAATTGGATTACTTTTTCCTGAAAAAAATGTTCATAAGATTCCTTTGCAAACATAAATCTTTACAAAATTGCTCGACTTTTCTTCATCGAGGGTAAATACATAGAACTCTCGAGTCAAAAAACGCTCTATCAAAATATGTTTCATATGGAAACACAACCACTTAACCATCATCATGAAAGTACAAGGAAAGCAAACCTGATGGGATCCGAGATGGACTCGTAAGAGGCATCCTCAAATTTGGATTGCCAGCAAAACTGAAACAAGAAACATGATAACAGGACGTTTAAATCTTCTCAACACACCAACGTCATAACCTTAATCCAAACAATATGGATCAAAATCTCCCCAATGTTAGTTACATTTTGGGAAGTCAAAAACGAGCGAAAAACAATTAACCTTGAATTTGAGAGCTTTGCGAAAGATCCGTTGACAGGAACATCTCCGTTTAGCTGGTTGAAAGACAAATCACTATAAGAAAGTTACATTGTATACCTTTTGTAACTAATCCTACAAAAAGTTGTTCATGAAAGACTTACAATTCGTTTGGTTGTTAGTATTAAATGGTGTGAATAGAACTACTTACACGTGTTTAAGTTTGAAAGCTCTATTACCATGGAAATGAcaacatattttataaaaattaaaaccaaaattgattttattactATCATTTTATACTAATAACCAAACGGCCtgttaatatattattctaAAAGAAATAAAGAGAGGAAATAAACACTCACAGGTTAGTCAAACTTGGTATGACAGTCAATGACATAGGTATATTTCCGGACAGTTTATTGTAATTCAACTTTCTATCATTGTAAAACATACATAAAACAATATTGAGTTAGTCTGCTATGAACTGGTAATTTGGACTAAAACAGTAAAATAGAAATTGAAATGACAAAATGACAAAAGAGTAATATACTATTGATTGGACGATAAAAGAAAGTTTACAACCCTAAAAGCATAACAAGAAGCGATAGATCAAGCTATTCGAGACGCTTGAGATCTCCCATTGAGTATAAAACTCACCCACAATGTGTTTACTAATTTTCTTCATGATTATGGGTCTCTAATTccccttatttataataaactaGTAACTTTTTCCCCAAGTCTTCCCTAAcatgaaaattattattttacccTTTCGTAAATCCAAATATCGTATcattgcatagtcacttcaaAATAGGACAAGATCCTGAAAATGACTATTAATGATGAAAGGCattttagaaaagaaaagaaactgAAAATAAATGTATGTGCATGAGTGTAAATTGAGAACTATCCTTTTACTGTAAGCAAGTCTGCTAAACTACTAATATACACTTTGTTTATGTTCTTTTCTCCATTTTTCCCTTTTTGAAAGAGAAAAACACACAAAAATCAACTCAATGAATAGTTAACGCTAATGATTGTATCCTCATGACATGTTTTATTCTCTATCGCGCCCTCTTACACAAAGCCCTTTGGACTAGAGGTGTAGAGACAGCACATACTCTCCTTGTACCTGGCGGTAAAAATTCAACTTAAGTGACGGGTGAATGTGATTTACACCTGTGACTTTTTGTCCAATTGGCTTTTAATATCATGTTAAAAAACCAACTCGGCTAAAAGCTGAAACGGATGGTTGTAGCCCCACGATATGCTATACTCTATAAGTTCTATCGATCAGTGTTGTGGTTAATAATTAAGGGTGTTCAACAATTGAAATGTTAATCATGATACTAATAGATCTTAGATAACAACAAACTAACAATTACCAAGTATGGGACAAAGATGGGAATAGTAAGTCAGAGAGTTTCACCATATTAGagtttataacatattttggggctttaaccatcagcttaagcgaTGGTTGAGATtccagaatatattatatactctaacataccATGCTAGCCACATCTTTTATTTATTGCAACAAATCACTAAGATTGAGAAGAAAACGCAACAAAATATACGAAAGAATGAATTCATACAAGTTTCGAAGTTTAAGGAGATTGCCCAACATATAAGGAATAGGACCGGTAAGATTGTTAAAACTGAGATCCAAACGTTCTAAGTTAACCAAATTCCCGAGTTCAGGAGGTATTATACCAGTTATACTGTTGTTGTAGAGTGCCCTGTAGAAGAATGGAAAGGCGAAACAAACATTAACATAGCTCAACCTGAAAACTAGCACAAAGTAAGATATGCTGTAACATTTGATCATCTTTTGAGATAACTTGAAGATCTCAAAACATGTTCTGAAAAGATCTCAATTCGACCATACATGATACATCACGGACATCAATCTAAGCATCAGAATTATAGTCGATTTTAGACTATTCTTGGGAAAATTTatgcgaatcgcgaattcaaaaaatGAAATATCTAGTGAATTATGTTAATTAAACTTACAATCCTCGGAGATTTGGGAGCTGGCCAAGTTCAGGAGCAAGTGAACCAGATAGCTTCAAATTTCCAAGGCCACTGAAACAATAAAGCTTGATGAGCAATGCTATTATCAGCAAGAATCACAATTAAAAGTAGTACATTAGAgaacagtgtcacatgattcgctactCTCCTCATAAATTGCGAATCGAAAAAAGGAAATTATGATCGGTTTTAGGCTGTTCTTGGACAAATTTGAGCGAATCATGAatttaaaaagcaaattagctagcgaatcatgttacactgTTCTATTAGAATTATAAGTAAAACTTACAGTTCGACGACACTTTCATCTTTACAAATAACATAGTGCCATGAGCAAGGACTGACAAGGGCAGTATCCCAGTTGTCCAACATCCCATCAGGGTCAGCCAAATTGATTTTGAAAGCATATAAAGCTTGGACTGCATTATAGGTAACAAATCATCATTAAAAGCTACTACAATTAAGCAATGCCATAATATTGTAACGACCCATTTGATTGCTGATTTTAAAGGATCATatgaatggtaatgaaaattcaTATGTAATTTGGATTAGTAAAACTACTTAACAAGGTGTATGATCATGATTGTTAtactctaattaattttttcttcataatattcaTTCTCATTCGTTACTATTTGGAAAGGTGTCATTAAGTGGTAATAAGGGAAATAAATTGTTTAAATTGTTTGAGGGTAAGTGCTCCACTATCTTGGTAATGACATAacatatttttatgaaaattaaaagtGAAATTCATTTGTATGATCaccatttaatatcaataaccaAACCGGCCTGTAAGGACTAAGGAGACTAAGGAGGTTCCtaggaaaaatcagaaaatctaGCAAACGTAAGTGTTATTGTTCATCTTTCCCTTCATCACTCAATCCTCTATAAGTCCCAATAATGACCCGCCTTATAGGTGTTTAAAACAAACCGATGATCTAATATTCACCTAACATTAGAACCAAATTCGATTCAACccgatttcaaaatgaatttaaaataatgtaaaaatcaatatggacaTAAAATCTGATTTTGATCCGACTCGAAACACCTAACCTGAAATTGACCCGATGACCTGAATGAACACCTCCCGCCTTATTATAAATATAGTTCAGCTCTCAATTTGTTGTCCGACTCGCCCCATTAACCACCTCTAATTATAACTCATGAAATTGCTATGTTGAGACCATACATCAAGAAGACCTCTCATCCAAACAAGCCCCTCAAAAAATAGGTTATCAACTTTGGAGCTCAAACTTGCCTACTTTAAGCATTTGATTAAAAACCTTCATAAAAATCAAATTGCATAGCCTATAACACAAAAGAATGGTTGGTTGACATATAGTTCGACCCATCCTAATCAAACAAAgataaaaacccagaaaaaataaagaagaaaaaagacaatatcaacaccaaaaaaaaatctttaaaaccaaAAATCATAAAGAAAGTAAGACTAACCTTCATTTGCAGAAGTGTTGAGGAAAAAATAGGACACTAAAATGAAACACAGATAAAAACCCCTGTTGGAAATCACAATATACTCCATATTAGCAGCTTGAATATTGTTAAAAATGGGCAAAGCTTATTAATGTTTGATTTCATATGAATATTACATGAAAGCCTTTACTTTGACTTGGAACCAAAAAGTTATGTAAAATAGAAGAATTAGTGTGGGaacataacaaataaaaatcagaagCAGGAAACGGTAGGGATTTGGGATACTATTTTGGTCATTATACAAACAGTGGACGCGGTCGTTGACCGTTATTATTTTGTAGGAACTAGGAAGTATATATGTTTTCATTGGCTTTGGCCCCTTCGTGTTTCAACTCTTACTATATTTCCTCGGGGTACACCAAGTTGTAAACTTTTGGTGCAAAAGTGGGATAGATATGAGGAGGGGcgcaacaaaaaataataaagttttttGAGGTTCTgcgtaatttttaaaaattataatatttttctaataactttgtatctttaaataataaattaatattgaatCCCTTACTTTTTAGGGTCCTGTGCAATTGAATATATTAAACATACTCAGAATTTTCAATGGATATGAATCGTGAGAAGTATTTTGGACGTTATTGATAGTTCGTTGTTGGTTATTAACTAGTATTAGTTATTAGTAACAACTCAGATGTTACAGCTTACAAATATGTTTGACAAAATTTGTTGTTGGATGTCGTCCATTTATTTGAGAATAATTGTCAAATAATGTCAAAATGATATCAAAAGATAATGAAAAAGCTTTTATGATCATCTTTTGAGTTTtgcttaaaaatcatttatcaacgtaatttttgattttttaacatcaaaaagtcaaaagtcaaaaaatatttaaaaaaatagtaaaaaaatcaTATCAAACACCAAGTACACTACTATAGCTCGTTAACGACTAGATTTATAGAGAAAATGTACCTTaaagataacaaaaatatatattttttttaattatgtattttatatgattaatactcccttttattttttttactttcccATTTGGTTTTGGCATATTTGTCAATGCAtgttttcaatcttaaatttctctaatagtgcttgagtaaaaattataaaaagttgatattaataaaatctacaataagacgaattaaacaagattcgCATAACTATGTTGTAACTTAGAACAAATCACataataagagtgattgataaatagtgttgaaaaaccaaatgggacaagtaaagcGAATAGGAGGGAGGAGTACTAGTACTGTACTACTCATCGATTACTATGTATTTTAAAATCGAAATATTATatgcatttaaaaattatacatgAGAGATTGTTTGTAGTCCCTCTTCACATTTAGTTTGCATTAATTTCATTTGGGTTGTCTCActcattttgtattattttcttaagtaaaaataaatcctacgccttcttttaatcttaccatatatttaaattcttttttaatatcatCTACTACACAATTCAATCTTTCTCTTCATTTAATATTACATTTTTACATTTTCTCATACTTTCTTTAAAAATCACTATCTTTCTCCTTGATTCAATCCCAATAGAACGGAGGTATTATGCTTCTACTAGCTAGAAGCTTCAAAAAGAATTCATTGGTCAACTTTTGGGGAAATTTGAAATCTGTaggctaaaaaaaaaattaattaaataaattaaaaatcaaatttattccaaaagtaagcgtgaaattcccaaacctgaggtttggggctgttcgtagttagtaactgcgaacaggtcaaaacagacaaaatagctgttcgcacttacgaactgcgaacagaaaaaaataaattttttttttaggtcaaatagctgttcgcagttagtaagtgcgaacagctattttgattttttttttttaggtcaaatagctgttcgcagttagtaagtgcgaacaactattttgtcttttttgacctgttcacagttactaactgcgaacagcctcAAACCTTAGGTTTGGGAATtttacgcttacttttggaataagtttgattcttagtttattttgttatttttttttattttttcacttatgtttttcaaattttcaacttttggGATGATCATCCTAGACCAAGGCCCTTTTACTACGTTGCTGTTTAATGTGGAGCACAGCTTTGTTCAAGGTGTTTGGCTAAATATTCAATTGAGTTGAACAATTggattatatttatattttctta
This genomic window contains:
- the LOC130810588 gene encoding BRASSINOSTEROID INSENSITIVE 1-associated receptor kinase 1-like, which gives rise to MKTYILPSSYKIITVNDRVHCLYNDQNSIPNPYRFLLLIFICYVPTLILLFYITFWFQVKVKAFMGFYLCFILVSYFFLNTSANEVQALYAFKINLADPDGMLDNWDTALVSPCSWHYVICKDESVVELGLGNLKLSGSLAPELGQLPNLRGLALYNNSITGIIPPELGNLVNLERLDLSFNNLTGPIPYMLGNLLKLRNLKLNYNKLSGNIPMSLTVIPSLTNLDLSFNQLNGDVPVNGSFAKLSNSSFAGNPNLRMPLTSPSRIPSGKSNPIGAIVGGIAAGVILLFAILVGTLVWRQRQNRKRKENFIDIPDEEHPELCQGQLKRYTFKELQIATDNFSNKNFIGRGGFANVYKGRLADGTIVAIKRLKEEAAQGGEIQFQTEVEMISLAIHRNLIRLYGFCTTPVERLLVYPLMPNGSVTSCLRERLTSQPPLSWEVRKRIALGVARGLAYLHEHCDPKIIHRDVKTDNIFLDEEYEAVVGDFGLAKIMDYKHTHVITKVCGTVGHIAPEYFSTGKSSEKTDVFGYGAMLLELITGQKASHLLPPDNEQDVTWLEWVKGVLDEKKLEELVDPEMQDNYIEEEVEQLIQIALLCRQTCPMARPKMSEVVRMLEGDGFAERWAKWQEEEMLAQKIKRIHHSNVIQVLDSTSNLSPIVLSSAR